In Populus alba chromosome 9, ASM523922v2, whole genome shotgun sequence, a genomic segment contains:
- the LOC118058672 gene encoding uncharacterized protein, whose amino-acid sequence MEMEIAMPVPPVDFNFDSTCSSPYMTAPSSPQRFGNLFFSAPTSPTRMSSFYRELNDITLSTNSSSTIPFDWEKKPGTPKSKNQSEDNNKNDGDLDDYNEDFEFDFSGQLERTSLSAEELFDGGKIKPLKPPPGYDSSVSSPRSPRSPRSRATKKKEFDPFQAAIEETCRREVKLQVNQQGQAPHQRGRGRSCGSGSSFSGSIRKGSRSLSPLRVSDITFHQEENSQNSNNISSTASTPKSSYTSSILSAISFTSKRYKKWKLKDLLLFRSASEGSRPTSCNDPLTKYSVLSKKEVAEDVKNSSFRSTDSIGSSRRRSGPISAHEVHYTVNRAVSEEMKRKTFLPYKQGLLGCLGFNRAASVHEISRGVRSLTRG is encoded by the coding sequence ATGGAAATGGAAATTGCGATGCCAGTGCCACCTGTGGACTTCAACTTTGATAGCACCTGTTCTTCTCCTTACATGACTGCCCCTTCAAGTCCTCAAAGATTTGGCAACTTATTCTTTAGTGCCCCAACAAGCCCCACTCGTATGTCCTCTTTCTATAGGGAGCTTAATGATATAACTCTTTCTACAAATTCATCATCTACAATCCCTTTTGACTGGGAAAAGAAGCCTGGAACTCCCAAATCCAAGAACCAAAGTGAAGACAACAACAAGAATGATGGTGATCTTGATGATTATAATGAGGATTTTGAGTTCGATTTTAGTGGTCAATTAGAAAGAACTTCTTTATCAGCTGAAGAACTATTTGACGGTGGAAAGATCAAGCCTTTGAAGCCACCACCTGGCTATGACTCTTCAGTTTCTTCTCCAAGGTCTCCAAGATCACCTAGATCAAGAGCCACAAAAAAGAAGGAATTTGACCCCTTTCAAGCTGCCATTGAAGAGACATGTAGAAGAGAAGTTAAGCTACAAGTTAATCAACAAGGCCAAGCTCCCCATCAACGTGGAAGAGGCAGAAGCTGTGGTAGTGGTTCCTCATTTTCAGGTTCTATACGTAAAGGAAGCAGATCTTTATCTCCTTTAAGAGTCTCAGACATCACGTTTCATCAAGAAGAGAATTCCCagaattcaaataatatttcttctACAGCAAGCACCCCTAAATCATCTTACACGTCTTCTATCTTATCCGCAATATCATTCACATCGAAAAGGTACAAGAAATGGAAGCTGAAGGACCTGTTGCTGTTCAGAAGTGCATCAGAAGGAAGCAGGCCGACAAGCTGCAATGACCCGTTAACAAAATATTCAGTCTTGTCCAAAAAAGAAGTGGCAGAGGATGTCAAGAATTCTAGCTTTCGGTCTACAGATAGCATAGGAAGTTCCAGGAGGAGATCAGGGCCTATATCAGCTCATGAGGTGCATTACACAGTGAACAGGGCGGTTTCagaggaaatgaaaaggaaaacgtTCCTACCTTACAAGCAAGGTTTATTGGGGTGCTTGGGATTCAATCGGGCTGCAAGTGTGCATGAGATCTCTAGAGGTGTTAGGTCTTTGACACGTGGATGA